DNA from Prevotella melaninogenica:
TACTTTCGCCCTTGCTGATATTCATCTCAAAAAAACCAGGAACATAAAGGTCCTCATTAGAAGCATAACCACGCTCCTGCTCCTTTGGATATTCCAATCCACGATACCAGTAGGGTTCAAAGTGAAACTCATTCTTCTTTGAGAACTGCATAAAGAGCGATGGATAACCAGCATACATACACATGCTGATACCATTATCTACAACCTCATACGAACGATTAGCAGCACCATTTTCATGAGTGAACTGGCGAACACTACGAAAAGCAAGGAATGGGCGGAACTGCAAAGTAGTCTTTGAGTGAGCCTCTAATAAAGTATAACGGATTAAAATACGGTCTTCATAATGCTGGAAGACAACCTCTTTTTTTAACAAGACACCACCTACCCTATAAAGCGTAGTTGGAACAGTATCACAGTCAAATTCACGAATATACTTATGTCCTTGTGGACTAAAGTTATTGCCCTGATACTTGTGCAAACCCAGATTGAAAGAGGCACCATGCTGAATGACGGTAGGGTCGAGCGAACTCAGCAGTACGTGATTCTCATCGTCCAGTTCAGGAACAGGAACAACAAGCAGTCCATGGTACTTGCGTGTGTTACAGTCAACAATCGTCGAACAAGAATAGGCACCAGAGCGATTCGTTCGTAACAGCTCTCTGGGAAGCGAATCTTGAAGATTGGTCATCAGAGCTTTTTCAAATTTTAAGTAGCTCATGTCTTTTAAGGTTTATTGTTTGGTTTTTATTTGTCCTTTGGTAGAAGTCCTTACAGACTTTGCCGTTCGGCTCTTCAAAGATACAAATATTTTTCATAATGGCATCATAAAGTAAGATAATATTTACAATTATTAGTGTACAATAAAACATTCCTCTACAAGTCTCCCATTCTCATCTTCGAAATATTCAGTTTTCTTGTGTTTGCTGTTATAAAACTTAATAGGATGAGAAGGGTAATATGGCTCTTATTACAAATTTAATTTTAATTTAATTTGCTGTCATTTTAACATTTCCATAGAACTAACTGTAAACTAATTTGTTAGCATCTCATATGAGATGACAGAAGTGACAGCAAATTTGATTTTTCTTTCAACTGGCTTATCAGTGCTTGAACAGATTTAAACTGAACAGAAAATATCATATTACTCTTAAACCCAAATCACTCATTAGACCACCATATGTATATTTCTTATTACCATGGTATCGTTTCCCAACCAAAAAAGAGCCTTTTTCAGAGTAAAATATAACGTTTTTCATAAAAACAATCTGCACTCATCCAAACAATAGATCGCAGAATATTTGGTACACAAGACCATGCGTGTTAAGTACCAACACCATGTGTGCGAAGCCTCCGCACATATTGTGCGGGGCAATAAAACCTTAGCAAAAAAGGTAAGAAGGGAGTACTACTATCTCTATAATAAGAGAGAGAATGCCAATAAAACCTACTTACATGAGAACCCTTTGCTGAACACTCATAACCTGCATTCAATATTTCTATAAGTAGTTTAGATAAAATCTATAACTATTTAAGAATAAAAAGGTTAATCGGGGATAAGGAAGTTAATAACTTCTTTCTCAACACCAATCGTAAACGTACCAATAGGCGTACCATTCAGGAGTCGACCATCAACACTGACTGGCGTGTGCTCAGCTATTTGTCCACTCAATTCCTGCGTTCTATATGGCATCACATTACGATGATTTAATATCTTATCTCGCAACAAGAGATACATTCCTTCCATTGCTTGCCACAGTTTTGGCTGAGAAACGATGGAAACATCGAGCAGACCATTATAAGGTACAGCATTCGGGGTCTGCCCATAACCCTGGGCATTACCAATACAAACAGTCATCAGACGCTGTTTTATACTATCTGCATTGATTTTCAGCGACATGAAATAATCCATACGCTGGAACATTAGTAGGAAGCAAGAGAGGATGAAGGAGATTGTGCGGGATATAAAAAGGTGGCGCAAACGGCGACGAAGACTCATAATATTTGCCACCATACCAATGTTTACACAGTTAAGGAAATATCGACGGCAACGCTCATTCTTCTTATTCTCGTAGCGAATACAGCCAACATCTACTCGTCTTACACGCTTCTGCTTGAGCCAAACAATCGTCTGTTCCAAGTGTGACTCATCGAAACCCCAGAAGTGTGCAAAGTCATTTAACACGCCATTCGGGATAACACCCAACGTAATACGCTCACGCTCTTCTGGTTCTAAGAGCATGAGATAGTTGACCGCATCATTTAACGCAGAGTCACCGCCATAGATAATAATAGTTTTATAACCATTACTAATCAGCATCCGCACGAGTCTATCCACACTACGTGGATTCTCACTTTGCACCATATCATACTGTATGTTGTGTGCTTGCAGACAGCGTTCAGCTTGTTCCCAACGCTTTACTGGATTACCAAGTAATCCTCCCTTCGGACAATAAATGATGCCCCATCTTCCTTCCTCTACCATAAGCTCAATATTTCTTCAACTTTATCTTCCATCTTTTGTGCAGCATTTACCCAATGAATCGTAAAGCCACGACGCTCCATACCACGAAACCACGTCATCTGTCGCTTAGCAAACTGATGAATGGCGATTTCTAACTGTCGGAACATCTCATTGTAAGACAGCCTACCTATGAGATACTCTGTCACAAACTTATATTCTAAACCATAATAGATAAGATCTTCTGCAGGTATACCCTGCTTCAGTAATCCTTCTATCTCGCCAACCATTCCTTCTTCAAGACGTGCTTTTAAGCGGTTGGTTATTTTCTTTCTTCGTGCTTCACGATCGATGTCTACACCTATTATTAATGAGTCAATTGGCGGACACCGCCGCTCTTCTGTTGGCTTTGTGAGATTATAGGTTTCTATCTCTATCGCACGAATAGCACGCTGACAAGAGTCAACATCCGTCTTGTTGTGCATGACGGAATGATTCTTTTTCTTCAGTTCAACCAACATTGCCGTCAATTCCTCAAGCGACTTTCCCTCTAACTCCTTACGCAATTCAGGATTCTGTGGCACTGGCGAAAGGCTATAACCCTTCAGCACAGCTTCAATATAAAGACCTGTACCGCCGCAGAGAATAGGCAACACTCCCCTACTCCGTATATCTTCATAACTATCAAGGAAATCCTGTTGATAGCGAAAAAGATTATACTTCGTACCTGGTTCACATATATCTATAAGGTGATAAGGTATTGCATGCCCCTCAACTGTGTAATCAGCCAAGTCTTTACCCGTACCAATATCCATGCCACGATAGACCTGACGGCTATCTGCACTGATGATTTCAGCGTTAAGCCGAGCAGCCAAATGTGCAGCAAGATCGGTCTTACCCGAAGCCGTAGGACCAAGAATGGTTATCATACGCTTGTCAAGAGCTATACCTGCAGCCGTACCCTCACCTATCTGTTCGTTCTTCATGTCGCAAAGATAACAAAAAAATCCCTGCCAGCAAGCTGACAGGGACTATTATTTTATCCGTCAATCACTCTCTACGCAAGAGAGGATTGCAGATGACCTTCCGGTTGGTATTACTTCAACTCTGCGAAGTACTTGATTGTACGAACCATCTGAGAAGTGTAAGAGTTCTCATTGTCGTACCAAGAAACAACCTGTACCTGGTAGCAATCATCGCTGATCTTGCTTACCATAGTCTGAGTTGCATCGAACAAAGAACCAAAACGCATACCGATGATATCAGAAGAAACAATCTGATCCTCAGTATAACCGAAGCTCTCAGTTGAAGCAGCCTTCATTGCAGCGTTGATACCCTCAACAGTTACGTCCTTACCCTTAACAACAGCAACGAGGATTGTTGTAGAACCTGTTGGAGTTGGAACGCGCTGTGCAGAACCGATCAACTTACCATTCAACTCTGGGATAACGAGACCGATAGCCTTAGCAGCACCAGTTGAGTTAGGAACGATGTTGCAAGCACCTGCACGTGAACGACGGAGGTCACCCTTGCGCTGTGGACCATCGAGAATCATCTGGTCGCCAGTGTAAGCGTGGATTGTTGACATGATACCTGACTGGATTGGAGCATATGCGTTCAACGCAGCTGCCATTGGAGCCAAGCAGTTTGTTGTACAAGAAGCTGCAGAAATAACAGTATCAGCTGCAGTCAAAGTCTTGTGGTTGGTATTGAAAACAACTGTTGGGAGATCGTTACCTGCAGGAGCAGAGATAACTACCTTCTTAGCACCAGCCTTGAGGTGAGCAGAAGCCTTCTCCTTAGATGTGTAGAAACCTGTACACTCGAGAACTACGTCTACGTTGTTAGCAGCCCATGGGCAGTTAGCAGCGTCCATCTCAGCAGAGATCTTAATCTCCTTACCATCAACGATAATAGAATTCTCAGTAGCCTCTACAGTGTGCTTA
Protein-coding regions in this window:
- a CDS encoding diacylglycerol/lipid kinase family protein encodes the protein MVEEGRWGIIYCPKGGLLGNPVKRWEQAERCLQAHNIQYDMVQSENPRSVDRLVRMLISNGYKTIIIYGGDSALNDAVNYLMLLEPEERERITLGVIPNGVLNDFAHFWGFDESHLEQTIVWLKQKRVRRVDVGCIRYENKKNERCRRYFLNCVNIGMVANIMSLRRRLRHLFISRTISFILSCFLLMFQRMDYFMSLKINADSIKQRLMTVCIGNAQGYGQTPNAVPYNGLLDVSIVSQPKLWQAMEGMYLLLRDKILNHRNVMPYRTQELSGQIAEHTPVSVDGRLLNGTPIGTFTIGVEKEVINFLIPD
- the miaA gene encoding tRNA (adenosine(37)-N6)-dimethylallyltransferase MiaA, whose protein sequence is MKNEQIGEGTAAGIALDKRMITILGPTASGKTDLAAHLAARLNAEIISADSRQVYRGMDIGTGKDLADYTVEGHAIPYHLIDICEPGTKYNLFRYQQDFLDSYEDIRSRGVLPILCGGTGLYIEAVLKGYSLSPVPQNPELRKELEGKSLEELTAMLVELKKKNHSVMHNKTDVDSCQRAIRAIEIETYNLTKPTEERRCPPIDSLIIGVDIDREARRKKITNRLKARLEEGMVGEIEGLLKQGIPAEDLIYYGLEYKFVTEYLIGRLSYNEMFRQLEIAIHQFAKRQMTWFRGMERRGFTIHWVNAAQKMEDKVEEILSLW
- the gap gene encoding type I glyceraldehyde-3-phosphate dehydrogenase — its product is MVNVAINGFGRIGRLAFRQMFEAEGYEVVAINDLTSPKMLAHLLKYDTAQGGFAGKFGEGKHTVEATENSIIVDGKEIKISAEMDAANCPWAANNVDVVLECTGFYTSKEKASAHLKAGAKKVVISAPAGNDLPTVVFNTNHKTLTAADTVISAASCTTNCLAPMAAALNAYAPIQSGIMSTIHAYTGDQMILDGPQRKGDLRRSRAGACNIVPNSTGAAKAIGLVIPELNGKLIGSAQRVPTPTGSTTILVAVVKGKDVTVEGINAAMKAASTESFGYTEDQIVSSDIIGMRFGSLFDATQTMVSKISDDCYQVQVVSWYDNENSYTSQMVRTIKYFAELK